From the genome of Monomorium pharaonis isolate MP-MQ-018 chromosome 2, ASM1337386v2, whole genome shotgun sequence, one region includes:
- the LOC105829990 gene encoding phospholipid phosphatase 2 isoform X3: MSVCRKTLRWIYMVDLALVLSMSVLLAILEFNVVPCQRIGFFCNDPKISFKFTGDTISMGLLISFTLSLPLIVIWIVEYVCYSADSYESVSCYNTRGRQIWRWYGYYIAGLATLTFIVEFMKLLIGEPRPHFLDTCKPREAVNCTDEYVSSYTCTNTEFSTWFVNDSSKSFPSGHSALSVYTSIFLVWYLQNRLPNRTLFLKPWLQCLMGLWAVACSLTRVGDNRHHWWDVLVGDLLGLLFGLFVVVVSCQHFCLGRTDNAAAVAIAALNEPPENGQIGGYDMQRKHSVKKLLNPAVVNVSEGREMKDITTWRE, encoded by the exons TGAGTGTACTCCTGGCGATTCTCGAATTCAATGTGGTACCGTGTCAGCGAATCGGTTTCTTTTGCAATGACCCGAAGATCTCGTTTAAATTCACAGGCGACACGATCTCCATGGGCTTACTGATAAGTTTCACTCTCAGTCTGCCTTTAATAGTG ATTTGGATTGTAGAATACGTCTGTTACTCCGCCGACAGTTACGAGAGCGTGTCATGTTACAACACTCGGGGCAGGCAAATCTGGCGTTGGTACGGATATTACATCGCGGGGCTTGCGACCCTCACGTTCATCGTCGAATTCATGAAACTTCTAATCGGCGAGCCGCGGCCGCACTTTCTCGACACGTGCAAACCGCGCGAGGCGGTCAACTGCACCGATGA atacgTTAGTTCTTACACGTGCACGAATACCGAATTCTCCACGTGGTTCGTTAATGATTCCAGCAAGTCCTTTCCGTCCGGCCATTCGGCTCTCTCCGTTTACACGAGCATCTTCTTGGTG TGGTACCTGCAGAACCGTCTGCCGAACCGGACGTTGTTTCTGAAACCGTGGCTGCAGTGCCTGATGGGCTTGTGGGCCGTTGCGTGCTCGCTGACGAGAGTGGGCGACAACCGGCACCACTGGTGGGACGTTCTCGTCGGCGATCTCCTCGGGTTGCTGTTCGGCCTGTTCGTCGTGGTCGTGTCGTGCCAGCACTTCTGCCTCGGGCGCACCGAcaacgccgccgccgtcgccatCGCCGCCCTTAACGAGCCCCCGGAGAACGGTCAGATCGGCGGCTACGACATGCAACGCAAGCACAGCGTCAAGAAGCTGCTCAATCCCGCCGTCGTCAACGTCTCGGAGGGCCGGGAGATGAAGGACATCACGACCTGGAGGGAGTGA